A region from the Aegilops tauschii subsp. strangulata cultivar AL8/78 chromosome 5, Aet v6.0, whole genome shotgun sequence genome encodes:
- the LOC109768703 gene encoding uncharacterized protein: MALRLHHLPLLLLLLVLSTASATHSPETATASARAHPHHHRSPFGTATAHFHPVPSAAPSMHQNHLHADTQSLLATGDVDPVLADAQATDAAEARPAPLVPPQTEAASPPPTLLLPVPDLAEATPQPQEEGSAPTTPAAATTSTLLPLPATVATTASPPPPPAVSDAEQGLQQLSRVLTSLGYNEMASEAPLLAHAPPLARWPGAITVFAAPDAFLQAACPMCSRRHLLEQHIAMGYYPYSELAAAATMKIPSASVGFCIKVITERGPFGIHYARIYADGVEVSHPELYNDGRYVVHGLHGFLRPLTHSCFDGPHHHHLTGRSAASSAATAASVLRIMIRDAMARLRDGGYGFVALAMRVKFAELDKLANLTLFALDDPAIFGGGGHDYVSAVRFHIVPNHRLTRADLHRLRPGTVLPTLAGEGQSLVVTHYATGSASSNDDVRINYIPIKEPDVVVNSRIAVHGVYVPFPRLHLADLAVASATDQTNGTCGVGEPFGDCASSAITSPKRQVAPGE, encoded by the coding sequence ATGGCTCTCCGTCTTCACCACctacccctcctcctcctcctcctcgtgctATCCACCGCCTCCGCCACCCACTCGCCGGAGACCGCCACCGCCTCCGCCCGCGCCCACCCCCACCACCACCGCTCGCCGTTCGGCACGGCCACCGCCCACTTCCACCCCGTCCCTAGCGCCGCGCCCTCCATGCACCAAAACCACCTCCACGCCGACACCCAGTCCCTGCTCGCCACCGGCGACGTCGACCCCGTCCTCGCCGACGCGCAGGCCACGGACGCGGCGGAGGCCCGTCCCGCTCCGCTCGTGCCGCCCCAGACCGAAGCGGCATCACCGCCTCCCACGCTCCTCCTCCCGGTGCCGGATCTCGCGGAGGCGACGCCGCAGCCGCAGGAGGAGGGGTCCGCGCCGACGACGCCCGCTGCAGCGACGACCAGCACGCTTCTCCCGCTCCCTGCCACGGTGGCGACGACCGCGAgcccgcctccgcctcccgccgtgTCCGACGCCGAGCAGGGGCTGCAGCAGCTCTCCAGGGTGCTCACCTCGCTGGGGTACAACGAGATGGCGTCGGAGGCGCCGCTCCTCGCCCACGCGCCGCCGCTCGCGAGGTGGCCCGGGGCCATCACCGTCTTCGCGGCCCCCGACGCCTTCCTCCAGGCCGCCTGCCCCATGTGCTCGCGCCGCCACCTGCTCGAGCAGCACATCGCCATGGGCTACTACCCCTACTCCGAGCTCGCCGCCGCAGCCACGATGAAGATCCCCTCCGCCTCCGTCGGCTTCTGCATCAAGGTCATCACCGAGCGGGGCCCCTTCGGCATCCACTACGCCAGGATCTACGCCGACGGCGTTGAGGTGTCCCACCCCGAGCTCTACAACGACGGCCGCTACGTCGTCCACGGCCTCCACGGCTTCCTGCGCCCGCTCACGCACTCCTGCTTCGACGGCCCGCACCACCATCACCTCACCGGCCGCTCCGCCGCATCCTCCGCGGCCACCGCTGCCTCCGTGCTGCGCATCATGATCCGCGACGCCATGGCGCGACTCCGCGACGGGGGCTACGGCTTCGTGGCGCTGGCCATGCGCGTCAAGTTCGCCGAGCTCGACAAGTTGGCCAACCTGACGCTCTTCGCGCTCGACGACCCGGCCATCTTCGGCGGCGGAGGCCACGACTACGTCTCGGCGGTGCGCTTCCACATCGTCCCCAACCACCGCCTCACGCGCGCAGACCTCCACCGCCTCCGCCCCGGCACGGTCCTCCCCACGCTGGCCGGCGAGGGCCAGAGCCTCGTCGTCACCCACTACGCCACCGGCTCGGCCTCCTCCAACGACGACGTCCGCATCAACTACATACCCATCAAGGAGCCCGACGTGGTGGTCAACTCGCGCATCGCCGTCCACGGCGTCTACGTGCCGTTCCCCCGCCTCCACCTcgccgacctcgccgtcgcgTCCGCCACCGACCAGACCAACGGCACCTGCGGCGTCGGGGAGCCCTTCGGCGACTGCGCCTCCTCAGCGATCACCTCTCCCAAGAGGCAAGTAGCTCCCGGCGAGTGA